The genomic DNA CCTGCATTCCAATACTTTTGCGTGTTCTCTCCTTATATGTGCCTGAGTAGCTTGATAATTACCTGATGAATTTGGTCAAACCTGTTGTTGTGTTAGAGaaggaaaacagaaacacacacagttaactGGGTTATAAGGATGGCTAACAAAGCAAAGGGAAAAACATGCACTCTTAAACTACTTCACCTGTGTCTTTCTATAGTGGCTGAGAGACCCAGGTCCCAGAAATGAGAAGCGAACCCTCTTCTGCGACATGGTGTGCTTCTTGTTTATAACGCCCCTAGCAGCCATCTCAGGCTGGCTGTGTCTGCGAGGGGCTCAGGACCACCTGCACTTCAATAGCCGCCTCGAGGCAGTGGGGCTCATCGCGCTCACCATTGCTCTTTTCACCATCTACGTCCTCTGGACTCTGGTAATGTCTGCCTGGCCATCTGCACAGAGTTagaacaaaccaacaaacaaacaaaaattgaCCTTCATCAGCAGTAATGACTGATAAAGCACCTTCATCTGCCTGACTCCACAGGTGTCATTCCGCTACCACTGTCAGTTGTACTCCGAGTGGAGACGAACCAATCAGAAAGTGCGTCTGCTCATTCCCGACGCCAAGGGTGCCCACTCTACCCAGCATTCCTTGCTCTCCACTAAGCTGTTGAAGAAGACAGCAGACGAGACCATCGTATGAGATccttggggggttggggggggggggggggggggctaatgCA from Brachyhypopomus gauderio isolate BG-103 chromosome 12, BGAUD_0.2, whole genome shotgun sequence includes the following:
- the marchf2 gene encoding E3 ubiquitin-protein ligase MARCHF2 isoform X2; amino-acid sequence: MTTGECCHLPGSLCDCTGNAALSKTVEESDNRRAQYVTQVTAKDGRLLSTVIKALGTQSDGPICRICHEGASSEGLLSPCDCTGTLGTVHKSCLEKWLSSSNTSYCELCHTEFTIERRPRPLTEWLRDPGPRNEKRTLFCDMVCFLFITPLAAISGWLCLRGAQDHLHFNSRLEAVGLIALTIALFTIYVLWTLVSFRYHCQLYSEWRRTNQKVRLLIPDAKGAHSTQHSLLSTKLLKKTADETIV